The following are encoded together in the Plasmodium brasilianum strain Bolivian I chromosome 10, whole genome shotgun sequence genome:
- a CDS encoding cell cycle regulator protein, which produces MKGFCVDNISSQNLMKSSVQRILMLAVNSIIKLNANSAAIAALKSDILKQYPKLEDFIEGIFPKKGPIFLGKCTNHVTVLIANNEILFFQIRNGPWIPNLKLLHRYPFIMPQIQVDKGAIKHVLRGSNIMCPGVTSPGGKLDDVEANTVVQIRAENKEFACAVGITTMSSKQILEINKDTCVENIHYLNDGLWNCKIES; this is translated from the exons atgaAGGGCTTTTGTGTTGACAACATTTCTTCCCAAAATTTAATGAAGTCATCAGTGCAGAGAA TTCTAATGTTAGCAGTAAAttctattataaaattaaatgcaAATTCTGCTGCTATAGCAGCCTTAAAATCTGAT atacTAAAACAATATCCCAAATTGGAAGATTTCATTGAAGgtatttttccaaaaaaggGACCCATATTTTTGGGGAAATG CACAAATCACGTAACTGTACTTATTGCAAATAACGAGATTctgttttttcaaataagAAACGGTCCTTGGATACCCAACTTGAAATTATTACACAGAT atccATTTATAATGCCACAAATACAAGTCGACAAAGGGGCAATAAAACATGTCCTTAGAGGATCGAATATAATGTGTCCAGGGGTAACATCTCCCGGTGGAAAATTAGATGACGTCGAAGCTAATACAGTTGTT CAAATTCGAGCAGAAAACAAGGAGTTCGCGTGTGCAGTTGGGATAACCACCATGTCATCGAAACAAAT TttggaaataaataaagacaCATGTGTTGAAAACATCCATTACTTAAATGATGGTTTATGGAATTGCAAAATAGAGAGTTAG
- a CDS encoding heptatricopeptide repeat-containing protein, protein MNAFSFSTSLRHSKILRILKNEKSYFCSMAKKKFGELHQPRTRCEKKNHLEIIDQVYFDMMDAMKEKSILEKEEYRNMDRNISEIILNHNISEKNQVIKNIMRYCIELNKKRGKKEEAEEEAADEEEDNKYRKKKRKNVEELNNRYDPQGDILNLIKSNVKEYSSQFNSCEIGIILKCFLKIKMNDLHIIHILLHHFFKRNMKFSQYGTLYVLNSFSKLSLLPQNETNFKLLCSDILQKLNNFEFKNICLICNYASALYRTNKVYIKNFIEKICKFLINDYSISSNDDVWSTDSIHYIANACARVNYLNKELFLFLKHKIEKKIAFFSLDQLVSLTNAYSKFKNAEEANFLSLYILIADEIIKKSYLLKSRHMSVLANSFNNACVLHEKLFYIITECSLTLISTFEPKQIVMIIHAYVNIGLLNNVLLDSIWNTALVYIDEYHIQELSMLLQAYTKSSQHRQNFFNKLCQRIYIFITSTYPFVGTNEKNLEYTYEKYIKSMNILKHKYKILSTSVTLDDCSLLLYVIYNHQNYCIYVNDTILKCQEKKQHYRICLNYNNNKEEEKKYLAASNDIAKNEEHCTDKREHSIIDHISYQNGYDTDEISLKMHSSENISNSLNNIGTNSNNEIFTAQGDEKKDDARSEIRHVMSSGKVNRVPYSNKSENGNTGNSDSTGSNICGNTDPIESQMNYMQHVEYYSNDIDKAGEYLIKYLSKDINSTLLCSIIYSLIKGNCLLQYDLLICLSKLTIIFLKQFKSSELANICTALSEAYIFASDENNRQNELISKNQKKENRNISNLKQVKSIGVSNSNKSETYDEKLYFSSKQYLITCKLFFDMVESYLKEKEHSFTDVYSTYKFITSFGALRMIKYSSVALHLFKLSILEIKNLSYLPLQKIVISHKDIHILTHKNYAPIRGKCFYADECLQRGCVRIYKEVTKDEKKQINANRANNNK, encoded by the exons ATGaatgctttttctttttcaaccTCATTAAGGCATAGTAAAATACTTcgaattttgaaaaatgaaaaaagctACTTCTGTAGTATGGCCAAAAAAAAGTTTGGTGAACTTCATCAACCAAGAACAcgatgtgaaaaaaaaaatcatttagaAATCATTGATCAAGTGTATTTTGATATGATGGATGCTATGAAAGAAAAGAGCATATTagaaaaggaagaatatAGAAATATGGATAGAAATATTTCTGAGATTATTTTAAATCATAACATTTCGGAAAAGAACCAAGTAATTAAGAACATAATGAGATACTGCATCGAGTTAAACAAGAAAAGGGGTAAAAAGGAAGAAGCAGAGGAAGAGGCTGCAGATGAAGAAGAGGATAACAAATacaggaagaaaaaaagaaaaaatgtggAGGAGTTAAATAATAGGTATGATCCACAAGGAgacattttaaatttaataaaaagtaacGTAAAAGAATATAGCAGTCAATTCAATTCTTGTGAAATAGGTATAATTTTGAAATGctttctaaaaataaaaatgaacgatttacatattatacatatattattacaccatttttttaaaagaaatatgaaattttCTCAATATGGAACGTTGTATGTGTTAAACTCTTTTTCTAAGTTGAGCTTACTACCACAGAATGAaactaattttaaattactcTGTTCAGATATTTTACAaaagttaaataattttgaatttaaaaacatttgtCTAATATGCAACTATGCTTCAGCATTGTATAGAActaataaagtatatataaagaacTTTATTgagaaaatatgtaaatttctCATAAATGACTATAGCATAAGTAGTAATGATGATGTATGGTCTACGGATTCTATTCATTATATTGCTAATGCTTGTGCTAgagttaattatttaaacaaagaattatttctttttttaaaacataaaattgaaaagaaaatagcATTTTTTTCACTAGATCAATTAGTTTCTTTAACTAATGCATATagcaaatttaaaaatgcagAAGAAGCAAACTTTTTATccttatacattttaatagcagatgaaataattaaaaaatcatatttattaaaatcaaGACATATGAGCGTTTTAGCAAACTCTTTTAATAATGCATGCGTACTTCATGagaaacttttttatattattacagaATGTAGTTTAACACTTATAAGTACATTTGAGCCAAAACAGATAGTCATGATTATACATGCTTATGTAAATATAGGCTTACTAAATAATGTTTTACTAGACTCTATATGGAACACTGCATTAGTGTATATAGACGAATATCATATCCAAGAATTGTCCATGTTACTACAGGCATATACTAAAAGTTCACAACATAgacaaaattttttcaataaattatgtcagcgaatttatatttttattacttctaCGTATCCTTTTGTGGGAACAAATGAGAAGAATTTAGAATATACATACGAAAAGTATATTAAGTcgatgaatatattaaaacataagTACAAAATATTGTCAACAAGTGTAACATTAGATGATTGTTCCTTACTTCTCTATGTGATATATAATCATCAAAATTATTGCATTTACGTTAATGATACAATCTTAAAGTGTCAAGAGAAAAAGCAGCATTATCGCATTTGTTTAAactataataacaataaagaggaggaaaaaaaataccttGCTGCTTCTAACGATATAGCAAAAAATGAGGAACATTGCACCGACAAAAGGGAACATAGCATAATAGACCATATATCGTATCAAAACGGATATGATACAGATGAAATATCCTTAAAAATGCATTCGTCTGAAAATATTTCTAACTCTCTTAATAATATCGGTACAAATAGCAATAACGAAATTTTTACTGCACAAGGAGATGAGAAAAAGGACGATGCACGCAGTGAAATAAGGCATGTTATGTCATCTGGCAAGGTTAACCGCGTTCCCTATTCTAATAAGAGCGAAAATGGTAACACAGGAAATAGCGACTCTACAGGTAGCAACATTTGTGGAAATACCGATCCCATCGAAAGCCAAATGAATTACATGCAACATGTTGAATACTACTCTAACGATATTGATAAAGCAGGggaatatttaataaaatatttgagcAAAGATATTAATTCCACCTTACTATGctcaataatatattctctCATTAAAGGAAACTGTTTATTACAATATGATCTACTAATATGTTTATCTAAACtaactattatttttcttaaacaGTTCAAAAGTTCAGAACTTGCCAATATATGTACAGCTTTGTCTGAAGCTTATATATTCGCAtctgatgaaaataatagacaaaatgaattaatatcaaaaaatcaaaaaaaagaaaataggaACATTTCAAATTTAAAGCAAGTTAAAAGTATAGGAGTTAGTAATTCTAATAAGAGTGAAACATATGATGAAAAGTTATACTTTTCATCAAAACAATATTTAATTAcatgtaaattattttttgatatgGTAGAATCCTATTTGAAGGAAAAAGAACATTCTTTCACTGACGTTTATAGTACCTATAAATTTATCACTTCTTTTGGTGCATTAAGAATGATTAAATATTCCTCAGTTGCattgcatttatttaaattgtcAATActggaaattaaaaatttatcttaTTTGCCTCtacaaaaaatagtaatatcaCACAAAGACATACATATCTtaacacataaaaattatgcacCTATCAGAG gCAAATGCTTTTATGCAGATGAATGTCTACAACGAGGATGTGTACGCATTTATAAAGAAGTTacaaaagatgaaaaaaaacaaataaatgcgAATAGAGCAAATAACaacaaatga